The Pecten maximus chromosome 6, xPecMax1.1, whole genome shotgun sequence DNA window ctccctgaCTATGCTGATATAGCAGAGTAACTTCCCTTCGTTTCGTTCTCTCGGTGATAAAGCTTGACCGCCGATGGGGCCGAGAATGGGAATGACAAGAATTATGACAAgtgattttaaaagaaaacgAACGAAAGTGTGTCTGTTTTATATCGTTTATTCTCAGTGCAATGCAGTAGGCAAATGAATGTTGCGTACATATAATACCACTTGTCccataaacaatataaatgaaatgtgtAACAAAAAATTCTTTCTGCGAAAGGAAAAGAAAGAATAACAGTGACGATATCCCCATTATACCAAACCTAACATTATCCCGCGAAATTATCGTGAATAACAAATAGAAACTCCAcgataaatatttttttaaaagtctATTGTGAATTATTCGATACATAAACTTCTTGGCATATTTCCATAGAGAAAAAAACGCTTTACTTAATCTATTTGaataattgatatacatgtattttatgtacGACTAAATTCCTTCACAAATTTTGCAAGAAAAATGCAAAATTCGTATCTCATTTTGCATGCATTAagataaggggaggtaactgggTTATGTTCATTTAGGATTCACTGATATCACAAATGTATCAAATTAGACTCAAATCAATGAAGAGACACTGATAATTTATATGAACTCTTTGTGTGACCGTAACCATAAAGAAAATACATATCATATTCTCAActtaaaaatataaagattaaaaaaaataaaataaaaatgttagcTTAGACAACAATTTCATAAAAGATGCAGAGAATTAGTGATAATGCAGCGTCCACACAAACTGACCACAAACTGGCCACAAACTGACCAGTGTAGAAATCAATCGCCTTTTCCCTGATACAAATAACCAGTAAAATACTTTTATACATGAACATAGATAGTAGGCCATAATATCAAACTTAATGATTCATTATAATACTTAGGGACTTAATAATCAAATTTGACTGAGCAATACTGATATTGCAAAACGTCATCACTCATTCCTTGAATTTTTTATAATACACATGCGAAAGTTTGATTTGTGTGAGAATGTTCTAATATGTTCCTCAACACTGAAAAATCGATAAAGCCTCAATGTAAATTATTAGACCATCGATAGTCGAAACATTGGCTTCAGAAACGAAATATTGTTAAATTCAataaatatggaaataaaaacGATActtaaatatgttgtatacttAATATGTAGCGTAATATATGTTTAGGCCATTTCCCAATCACATGTGGTGTACAGCATGGTTgtagactttttttttatctattctGAGATGAAAGCCATACATGGAGATGAAGTTTTGGATAAGAAAATATCAACTCTAGTTCACATCGTTTAAAAACTATACATAactatttatcatttatatcatctaaaaatgtaaataatcgAGGAAACTGTAAATCCGTTAATTTATCAGCTGATTTTTCCTGTCGggttattttcaatatttgtaataGCATATGAAATCGACATCCCTTGAATCCCATTGAGCCAAAGGTGATGTATATTACCACTAGGTAATCGTATTATAAATCAGCGAAGTATCTATCACGACGGTCTTACGACTGTACACGGTTTAATATTGATTCTCCCGAAAGAGTTATCATTGCTAAAACATGTACGTCTTATACTGAGCAATTaataacaaattgaatatataatacatttacatgtgtattcATAATGCTATAAAATGTGATAGGATAATCCTAAATTACTATTTATAGTATACAAGCGGTGAAGTAATAAAAACACTGTATCTAGCATTTTACCAGTAAGTCTACGCAATACAAAGTGTAAGCATAAAAATATTGGAAaatcttaattattttttaattaaaacacaatCTTCATCACGTAGAAAAATAGACTCCTGTTAATATGATGACTAGATCTATACAACTCACATGACTTGTTTTCCTTCGTGGAAGAAAAACAACCGGAGATAAAGAATATAGCTTTCttcttaattataatatttaaacataaatacatatagatatgtggaaatcataaacaaataaattgtgaattatatccGAAATCACCGCCAGGAAAAGAACAAACCAATCTCGTTCGTCTTCTAGGAGAAAGTGGAATCTCTTTTCGCTTCTGAACCATTTCAATGACATGTAATTTGAGATTCATTAAAAACCGGGGACAAAAAAAACAAGGGAAAAATGAACATAAACATAACAATTTGGGTTGGTAAACGAGTGTCATTTGGATTAGGtcaatattaaattaaaaacaaatgttaatgaaaaattAGGCGACTTATATCACAGACTACATCCAAGGTGTTGAGCAACAAATGCTCCAGGCATCGTTGATTGGTTGTTTACAATCACGTGATAAGATCACGTGTGTACAGGGCCAGGCCAATCAGTGGCCCTGTCCAACATTGGCACGGCTCCATGGGTCATTGAAAGCCGCGGGAACATAGATGTTTTAGACCGCTGTTGCATTCGTAACACAGGGTGGTTTAACTCCGTGCTAGAGCAATTGTAGTTTAAATTTTGCACATCTGAAAATAAGTTCAGAAAAAtgatactacaatgtaactcaCAACTCATTACACCAGTCTAAACGATATCTAGTTAATActatcaagggagataactcgtactaAGTGATGGGTCATCAAGAGTTACGTCCCATATCACAACATCATGTCGAAAGTTTAACCTTTACGTCaacatcatcaaaatgtttCATACCGCTGGGTTTATATATTCTATCAATTCCCGAAAATAACTTCGAGTATAAAGATACTGAaatatctaacataaaatgaGGAAACATTTGGCGACTTGAACAGACACTTATCGTGATGTTTGGCAGTTTAAAAAGTGTGATATGGCATAAATCACGTGCTTCAGAATGTGCCAAGATAAAAAGTGAAAGATCACAGATTGCTTTAAAACGACGAATACACAACAAAAATCtgaaacaaacaacaaaaattcTGAGCAAAAAAAGTTTTGAAGATCTGTCAATAAAATTCTGTTGAAATGCAGACACTGTAAGGGATGATAACAGTCGGTCTTGTATCACAATTCCTCTAGCAAGCACACACTATTGTTATTCAGGTCATGGCGCATGTCACGTATATAATACTAGCACTTAAAGAGATTAACTACAGCTAAAATTGACACTTTTAACGGCCTAGACgacaaattaaatttatttcaattctaTGACAAACCATTACTTAGGGAAATATTTCCCCACGTTTTACCTAATACGTTTAACTTTTTTCTAAAACCTACTCATGTTGTTTAGATTGATATTTCCATCATGGATATATCACGTGACATTACGGAAAACAATATTAGAGttgatgtattttgttattgtgttaagatgatattttttatcttaatcATTTCGTGACGAAACACTCAGACACATACACAATGTATGCATCATGTTCGATAATTCCAACTTTATCTTCATTTCTATTCCAGTAAATGACGAACAAAACGGGCAGTGGATATGAGATAttcaatgacaatattttaataatgatataatgtaaCAATACTAGCGACCAATCACCGACTACGACAGAAACATGGGCGGGGTGTAAGGTACAGATATGGGTGTAGATGGCGTTCTGGATCCTTTCATTGGTAGAGATATTGGAGTGGGCGGTATATGCATTCCCAATCTGTTTTGACACCCGCTATCGGGTCTGCCACACGAGGGCGTGCTTGGCGAGCGGTGGCTTGGGGTCGGTGTACGACCCAGCCGGAAAGGGTGGACTCCCGAGGAGTTGGCACTATAGTTCGAAATGGGTGTGCTTGGAGGTTTGAAAGAACGTTTGGAATTGACAGAGGCGCGTGAATGTGGGCGGGGCGGTGGCGGCTGTACATTCATAACTCCGCCCATCGGTTCGGCACCGCCCATTTCGTAGGCCGCTAACATCTTCCCGACCAAGTCTTTCTCTGAAACAGATTAGAAAATCGAAGCACCGTATAAACGACACTCACAGACACTGCATGGCAACCACACCAAACAACACATAAAACCGGAAGTAATCAAAAACAAGAAACCGGAAGTCACAAAATGATATCTTAAATGCGTTTGATTTAGGTATAAAATACCTATTTGACATGTTTTGTAAGATAAATTAAAATTCTAAGGAAATTTGCAGTGAAATTTTGAGCGAGTCCAGTTATGTAATTTGTATCAGAATTACtgttcatttctttatttgGTATAAAATAATTATAGCTTGTGACAATCGGTTCGTTCTGTCGGACAATTGACAACGTGACAGAAGTACAATTCTATACCAGCAATGGTACAAGAAGCATTACAACAAGATGTCTGTGCATTGTGTGGTATTCGTGCTTAATGTGAAATATGTAAGTTTTCAGACACCAGAGGCgtcacattacataaaataaaactgaattcaaaattattttaaaaacaatttcgTGCATATTAAGTGTCTTTTGTATGTAAGAAATTAATCATATAAAGAAGTGACACATGAGACCATCAGGTTATGCCCGTGATTAGAAAATTGACATGTGTTTCTTCACGTTTTTGACAAAAGCATGCAAACTGTAGAGACAAGCATTGTGAATGTATATACCGGCGGtaaaatgacgtcatgacaTGTAAATGTCCATAGGTTATCATGATCATGTGACACAGCGTGCAAACCAATCAGAGCAAACTTGCCAAACATCTGGGTTTTAAAAACGCTTGATTTCAAAACAGGGCAAATATATATGGCACAAAACACAATATGATACAAATTGCAAATTTGTACCTCTATTGCAGAAGAGTTCTTACCTTCTCCTTCCGTTTTCTCTAAGTGTTTCCGAAGAACCTCAGCCCCGATTTTCTTGCCAGATTCCTTAATCTGCGTAACAACAGCTGGCGAGTTGTCGTTATAATGGCGATCATATGTAGTCCTCTGTTTAATGTGCATGTACCTAGACGAGGCGGTGGGtactgtaaaatattgataggCATTTAGGAGGCAATCATCACAACAATTAGTCAAACTTAACCCCTCACCCAGCCCCGCTATTGTTATTAGTGTTGCCTGTTGGGTTTAACATTATGAACACACAAGGTATGGCGCATATAagcctgtttcgacctaatggtgaccgttttcaaatacaaaaataaactgaGTTTTTAATATAACccttaaatctataacatataataatTCTATGTTCTTATATGCGAAAAATGCGTTTGTTAGTTGTAATGGATTTTTCATTGAATGACTGTAAATTTGCACCATCGGGCAATTTGTGGGAGATTTTCCAGGATTCAAATAATTTCTGACGTAGAGTATGGGAAGACCAACTTTTATAATGTCTGATTTTATTCTATAGCAAAGGTCAACTAAAATCCCATTCTTAAAATGTGGTCCTCCGATGCGGTATCGAAAAATTGAAGAAAcgtagttgatgaaatatttctatatagCATTGACTAGACTGTATAAACTTCATATTTCCATAGCTGATAAGATAAAACCACCGCTAACAACCCGAAGGTTCGGAGTGTGAATCACTAAGGTGtatcttttcatattttgttatgtttcttaataccattttatttttcttggtcgtatttgaaagatattttcaacattaaatgcatatcttatataaagcattcctataaagatataaatgttGAAATAGAAAACTTTCACTTCAACAAAAAAAAGGATTCATGTAAGAGATTTACATCGTGTTATTCAAAGTAAAAACAGCGTCGACAAGAGACATAAAGGGATAGGAAGTGTAAAATTACTATTTGATATgtcaattttacaatatttcatatggtattgattgactaCATAATCCGTTCATAACGTACAGCGCCAATGGACCATTGCGATCTATTTTGGTAATGTGGAATCACTGAGATCACGTGATATCTTTAGCCCAGTGTACTTGGCATAGGTCAGGATAAGCGAAAAACGACCATACTTCTTTCGAAAACGAGAACAATTTTCTCTACCAAAAGcggaaacacaacaaaattcTTTTTTACGTTTTTGTATGCAGGTGAATCTATAACGGAAGTACTTACTTGTACCGGAAGCGACAAGCTGTTTTTTCTTGTTGCTACCGTAGCGTGAAGCCGGAAGTCTAAGTTCATCTTGCTGGGATGGGGTTTGGAAGGAATATCGGGCCACGGAGTCCAGTGTGTAGGGGATGTTGGCCTTCCAATCCGGAGGTAGGTTGTATGCACTCTTCACTTGGAAACCTATAAATCAACCATGTCTGTCAAAACAAATCTTCTGCAAACATGTTTTCTATTGAATGATGAGCGACATCTATGTTGATTAGAGACTCAAGTTGTGGAAAGTTCGGGTTGGATAAGAAAATGTTAACGTGTATATTTGTAGATTATAGAATTCCTAAGGTGAGGACTGTCGAATTTGCGttcacacacaacactgtgtgCGCACAAACCTTTAATAACTTAAATATTCAAGTCTCTTAATCAAGTAAATCTACCAGGACAGAATtcctaaacaaacaaaaaaaacaaaataaaacaatgttgcCCTGAATGACCTTagttattattatcattattatctttttcaatatttgaaatCAGTTTTCGGACATTCCTACTACGACGTTTACTGGAGCAATGTCCCTTATATCGGTATATGAATGCCAGATTCGGTAATTTCGGTACAGTGCAGGGAGGTTGCTATCTCCCCGAACTCCGTCCAGATAAGGGAGCCTTCATTTTCTACAGGTAAACACGTACATGGCTCCTTATCTCGATGTATTtttatcatagaattgttactTTTTTAGAATGAATCTGAAAACTTTCATCTCTTTGGGTAAAACTTCCGGAACGGAGTTGGGAGGGTTATTACCTTCGACTAGGTATCCttatctccccccccccccccccccccccccccccccccccccccccctcttttcATGGCGGGGGCATGTAAAcacataaaatgatataattcatGTTTATTCAAATTATTGTCACAAAACAGGGATGGTAACAACACAGGAGTCATTATTACCGTGTAGTAATTCCACTATAAACCAGGGAGGGGTCCTTAACTGGAGGTAGTTCCGGTATAGGGCAGGGGAAGGGGCTCACTTTTAGTAAGTCCACTAAAAACCAGGGAGGGGTCCTTAACTGGAGGTAGTTCCGGTATAGGGCAGGGGAAGGGGCTCACTTTTAGTAATTCCAGGGTCCTTACCTTGTGGTATTCCACTATAAGCCAGGGAGGGGTCCTTACCTTGTGGTATTCCAAGGAAGTCACTTTGATATGTAGACTGACACAGCCGCTTGTGAACCTGTTTGATCATATCGTCTGTTAGCTCTTCAGACCACGGACTGTCTTTCTGCTCTGCACGCGCCCTGGACGGGAACTTCCATACCATGAATGACTGGGAACATACAAGACACTTTTCCATAAGACGCTACATCCACTAACCGCCTAACATGTGTTCATATGTCAATTTACTTCCTCGAATCAAACATGGTTAAAATTGTTCTAATTAATTACATAGCACGGAATACAGGATGGTCAAGGTATCGCCTAAAACAAACAATAGATCATTGACAATTTGTCATGTCTACATATACCTATTGTAAACGTTTTTACAAAAATGAGTGCTCAAATATGGGGCTGTTATTATGTAATTTTCATATTAAGTTGACGTGAAACAACTCTAcgataaaaatatatactttataaatgAGAAAGTATCCTTGACATGTGGCAAAGGAACTTAATCATATGTTGTATCATATTACTAATTTCTTAATTAAGTTAAAAAGcattaaaatgatattgtacatttaaaaaaagCTAAAACAAAGTTGTATAGACACGCATACTTCTAAAAATAAGAAATTTCCAAAGATTTTGCTCAGAATGACATTGTGACACACAATGAAACCTATATCGTCTATAATGATATTTAAGGCGATATGTTAAAACATTATTGAGTATGTTTGCATCAACAATGAAACAATGTAATAATATTGAATCCACGttataccaaaacaaaaaaacaaaaaaaacataccTGTGCCAACACACGAACTATCctttaatcataaaaaaaatctgaggTGTTGTcgcaatatatttttttcttacatTAACTATGTTACAATTTACAGGCAAAGGGAGGGAAAATCTTATCGACTTGTTACCAAACATCAAAGTCGGGCCTTCACACATTCCTGTCATGGTAATATCAACAGGAAATACGTCCTTATGTAACACAATGCGTCAGAAATAATACATGATAACAATACAACTGAACCGGAAGTGAGTCCACTTACCTCAAGTGGGTGTGGTTTATTGTTTCGTGAACCGGAAGCGGTGCCGCTCCTGACGGGGGAGGCAGGGCGCTGAGATACACTGGCGAAATCGTTGTGGTATGTGGTGGCGCCAATAGGGCCGCTTAGGTCATGTGATGCAGCAAAGCCTTGTGATGACATAGGCCTGGacaacaaaaatacaacttcATTACAACTGAACTTCAGACCACGGGCAGGTAGTAATTTACAAACTGTTGAAATGAAGTACACGGTGGTATGAAGGTGTAAGCGGTTATAACAGGATCAGAAAACGACCCTCAGGAGGGATTGATAGTGAATAGACCTGCATCACTCGGTGTCAATATCAACAagattatatcatatttcagaaatcacaaaaataaatcattgtACAGCGTTTAATAGGGATATTTATCGTACATAACGGCTATAATTGTTTGTGAGACCTTCAGTGTTAACCCTATTCAGAGTCTTTATTTAAAGTGGTTTAATCAAGGGTCCGTTCAGTCGGCCTATATAAAGAGAACGTTAATTACACTTTCATTATAACTGAACTGTATATAACCCGCACACGCCAGACGGAACCGatacacacaacacaaagtCTAACTTAATGGAAACGGCAGCAGAAACTGGGTGATGTTCATAACTAAAACCGGAAATCGTGCGTTGGAAAGTTTTGTCTGGCTCTAGGTTTCTGATAACAATCACAcactacaatgataatgatgTCAAAGTCCTTGTAACATTTAAGGTCACGGTGACGTCACGTTAGATAATGTTCGACTAGGATATTGCATTTCAATGTCGATTTCTTAAATTTCCAAACAAGAGTTAAATAGAACCGATCACTTTTCTGTGTGATTTCGAAAGGACTCATAAAAGCCTTTTTCTAGACAACAATCATATCATAGCCCCACCCCTCCAAGACACACCCTAAAGTTGTGCAGAGTTATTATTACTACGGCGCCGGGAACAAGTGATGTTTTAGTGTTTTCATAAACATCAGGGGGGGGGGACTGTCATCGGCGGCCAAATATCTATCTAACCCAACAGAGATCTACCCCCATCCACCCCACCGTCGTCAATGGGTTTTCGAACTCGTGCTCTGGATAAGAGTAGACTGAAGCTCTGAAGCTACACTCTCTCCTAGAACACGGATTCATGACGCACCTGCGACAGAGGAAAGTTTCTGTCAGCAATATATTATTGTAAGACATCCAGATATATGGATTCTGTGAATCAAACTGTTAAATCACATCGCGATTTTACGACATTTACCGTAAATAAGTAATATAAATACACTATCGATAACGAAGACTGCTGTGTTACAACACTATAATTGGAAAGTTCTTTAGATAACTCTGGTTTAATTTCCGTAAGGAATTCGATGACGGTATATCACGCGGGCCGACTGATTATAACTGTAATTAAAAGGTCCCCACAGAAAGCTCATTACCGTTAGACAGACGCGAGGCCATTTGATATGGTGTTACGGTAGTATATGGTGATTGGCACGTATTCATTTGAATAGTCGTTACATAAGTCACgtaattacttatatatatataaacaggtaCCGATCGCATGTGATATTTACAACACAGATGACATTTTTGCGGtattattaaaatgtaaacagaTCAAAGCGATATATCCGTGTGCAAAAGGCACAATGAAACGTAACTTTTAATATGAATTCAACAGATCTACATTATAATTTTTGTTACCTCATAAATATAATTACGTAGCCATTATTCGGTTTATGGTAAATCGTTTACACATGTATGCTTGTTATGAAGCCTAAGTTACAAACGTTCTAGAGGAAGGTACAACTGGATACCACGTGTCACACTGGATATAAACACGATGACAACGAATTCACGTGACACCGCTAGTGTTCATTTGGACTATGAATGTCAAATGAAAATCCAATGCGTACatttttttaccatttaaatgttaattaacgaaagaaaaacatttgttttaaatcataattttaTCCCAACTGAAAAAATGAACGatcataataaaatgtttttgctAGCATTCAACTGAACAGCAGTTAACATTCATTGGTGGGGTTATTGCCTGGCAAGGGCTTACCGTCGAATAAATACGATACCATAACTTAAAGTGTATTAAAGTACCTTACCACTACGTCTgtgtttatataacacatggCGACTAATTGGATTTCTATTTCATTAAGTCTCTGTACACCTCGGAATTGGGATGTAGAAGATTAGTAGTATAAACATACTTAGGTCTGTAATAGGTCGAGTTATCACTCAAAATCATATATCTGTAATCCCATAAACCATACAGTCCGCAAATAGGTTAACCCCCTAAACCACGCTGACCCAGGGTCCAGTAATGACAAAGTCATCGAGTGTGGAATATTTTAACATGATACCTTCACGTATGAGAAATCgttctgtatacagatgtagTGAGTTACAACATTTGTTATGTAATTGAGCATATATAAGTGAAGTTCAGCTCCAACTACGTCATACCAATGCTCTATACAATATGATCATATCACAAACACTTTATCATGATTCCTGATCCCTGTAACCGATGCCAAGGTTAAATTCAAGCGTTTGTGACACTTTGGTCTGACTTAACTATTTATAACGGAAACTTTGTAATTCAAGTGTCAATTAACCTAGCCGAGATCCACAGTCCAATGAGTCCATACTTATCATAACTTAATGCTTTACTAACCGAAATCTTACTATCCGGATCCTAACTGTAGTCTCAGTAACCGGATTCACATTAGCCAGGGTGATATTAACCTGCTATTGTGACCCATGTTTCCAATAACTGGATTTCCTCACGGAGTTCCACTTTCCGTTCACAAATTAACTGGATGTCTCCATGGAGTTCCAACACCAAATAACTCCATTTCCTCACAGAGTTCACTGGATTTGTTTTTATCAGAGTCTACTATCCGAACTCATATTGACAGGACTCCATaacattgcatttatattaaCCTTTAACCGGACAGAAATAACAAACTGCTGAGAAAATGTGGAGCAGACCTTTAGTGTATTTGAACATATAATAAAGTCTCTACCCTTGGTCTTTATTTGTTACTGAatttaaacacacacacacatatatatatataacaggaataAGATATTACCTGATAGCCGTCACGCTGGATTCCTTGTGAGGGTAATCTTTATTATACGTAGTTTGGTAGGGGTTTCTTCCACCTGTAACGGAAAACCAGACTGGTAAACATCTTtcatcaatacatgtaaacGGTGGCAGACAAGATATCACCTCTTTCTGTCATAACATCGACTtgcatgtaacatatatatttatatttatctatatataagaaacaaaaatgtatgaaatatctTAATCTTGGAGGCTTTCCCAAATAAAAAAATTCCCGGAAAGTTTCTTATCACCAGGCGtgtaaaatatttctatgtggACGTTTTGAATCAAACTTGTTCTGCGCTCGCTGACACCCTAGTATTCATTCTGAGAACATGACATTTCCTGGAttttaccttgacctacatttgacCTAAATCTGTATGGCGGATGCCGCCATGACCTAGATCTGTATCGCGGATGTCGCCatgacctagatctgtatggcggatgtcgtcgtgacctagatttgtatggcggatgtcgtcgtgacctagatttgtatggcggatgtcgccatgacctagatctgtatggcgGATGCCGCCatgacctagatctgtatggcgGATGCCGCCatgacctagatctgtatggcggatgtcgacatgacctagatttgtatggcggatgtcgccatgacctagatttatatggcggatgccgtcaatgaagcagaagacgcttaccctctCGGAACGTTTTCTTTTATTCTCCAGTACTTTTTCAATTGTCTCAATGgaatctatattttgttcatattttgccacGTCTTATCGATCTATAGCCAGAATGGCAATATcgttttcatgttttatttaggTTTACTTTCTGATTACCTATGAGTGCGAATTGTTCGGTAGATTATTCAGACTTGATAGCTACTGAGAATATGCAGTATTTTGTGAGATCCTCCATAActaattgatgaaataaatcatGATTTCAAAACTACGAAAACGATACGACTAACAAAATTATGGTACAATTTGTCGTATATTGACATAAAGTAAAAACACGAAAAACCCAAAATTGTGTCGAGTACAGTGCGGCATACGTCATATAGTCTCGGTGATAACATATAAACTTATGTTATTGTAAAAATGGGTCAGTTTATGTTCTGTTTTCGTACTGCTTCAACATCATCATTAAAATTACAGAAGCAGAAATAAAATCTATCATCA harbors:
- the LOC117329228 gene encoding testis-expressed protein 26-like isoform X2; amino-acid sequence: MATDIDTGLNMMNSYAMYPDMAPVYDEPRVGENVITKGLTKDLEEFYDKTESSADREKALQLLTNLKFGQEIRNSNYYPVERPHTAMPTYGGRNPYQTTYNKDYPHKESSVTAIRPMSSQGFAASHDLSGPIGATTYHNDFASVSQRPASPVRSGTASGSRNNKPHPLESFMVWKFPSRARAEQKDSPWSEELTDDMIKQVHKRLCQSTYQSDFLGIPQGFQVKSAYNLPPDWKANIPYTLDSVARYSFQTPSQQDELRLPASRYGSNKKKQLVASGTIPTASSRYMHIKQRTTYDRHYNDNSPAVVTQIKESGKKIGAEVLRKHLEKTEGEDVQNLNYNCSSTELNHPVLRMQQRSKTSMFPRLSMTHGAVPMLDRATDWPGPVHT
- the LOC117329228 gene encoding testis-expressed protein 26-like isoform X3; the encoded protein is MPTYGGRNPYQTTYNKDYPHKESSVTAIRPMSSQGFAASHDLSGPIGATTYHNDFASVSQRPASPVRSGTASGSRNNKPHPLESFMVWKFPSRARAEQKDSPWSEELTDDMIKQVHKRLCQSTYQSDFLGIPQGFQVKSAYNLPPDWKANIPYTLDSVARYSFQTPSQQDELRLPASRYGSNKKKQLVASGTIPTASSRYMHIKQRTTYDRHYNDNSPAVVTQIKESGKKIGAEVLRKHLEKTEGEEKDLVGKMLAAYEMGGAEPMGGVMNVQPPPPRPHSRASVNSKRSFKPPSTPISNYSANSSGVHPFRLGRTPTPSHRSPSTPSCGRPDSGCQNRLGMHIPPTPISLPMKGSRTPSTPISVPYTPPMFLS
- the LOC117329228 gene encoding uncharacterized protein LOC117329228 isoform X1: MATDIDTGLNMMNSYAMYPDMAPVYDEPRVGENVITKGLTKDLEEFYDKTESSADREKALQLLTNLKFGQEIRNSNYYPVERPHTAMPTYGGRNPYQTTYNKDYPHKESSVTAIRPMSSQGFAASHDLSGPIGATTYHNDFASVSQRPASPVRSGTASGSRNNKPHPLESFMVWKFPSRARAEQKDSPWSEELTDDMIKQVHKRLCQSTYQSDFLGIPQGFQVKSAYNLPPDWKANIPYTLDSVARYSFQTPSQQDELRLPASRYGSNKKKQLVASGTIPTASSRYMHIKQRTTYDRHYNDNSPAVVTQIKESGKKIGAEVLRKHLEKTEGEEKDLVGKMLAAYEMGGAEPMGGVMNVQPPPPRPHSRASVNSKRSFKPPSTPISNYSANSSGVHPFRLGRTPTPSHRSPSTPSCGRPDSGCQNRLGMHIPPTPISLPMKGSRTPSTPISVPYTPPMFLS